One region of Acidobacteriota bacterium genomic DNA includes:
- a CDS encoding type II toxin-antitoxin system HicB family antitoxin: MRYAYPCVLVPEEEGGFSVSFPDVPEALTGGNDRTEALAMAEDALATALAGYVQERWEIPAPGTAANGQEMIAVPPVVAAKLALYRCMRQKGITKVALAKRLGVSEAAVRKLLNLDHRSHINQVERALRIVGRYLVVEDRVA; this comes from the coding sequence ATGCGATACGCCTACCCTTGTGTCTTGGTCCCCGAAGAAGAGGGAGGATTTTCCGTTTCCTTTCCGGACGTTCCTGAGGCACTGACTGGCGGAAACGACCGGACTGAAGCCTTGGCCATGGCTGAGGATGCTCTGGCGACAGCCTTGGCGGGATACGTTCAGGAACGGTGGGAGATTCCAGCGCCGGGCACAGCCGCCAACGGGCAAGAAATGATCGCCGTCCCGCCCGTCGTGGCCGCCAAGCTGGCCCTCTACAGGTGCATGCGCCAGAAGGGTATCACCAAGGTTGCGCTTGCCAAGCGCTTGGGTGTGAGCGAGGCTGCCGTCCGAAAACTCCTGAACCTGGATCATCGATCCCATATCAACCAAGTCGAGAGAGCGCTTCGGATCGTTGGGCGCTATCTGGTTGTCGAAGACAGAGTCGCCTGA
- a CDS encoding sialidase family protein has translation MATIEILGTGRIDERESAFPQAVQLPGGDILCSFNVGGGAHVTGGSDWARSTDGGETWKVEGTLLPRVGGSTNALKLSLSSDGRTVYAYGSRHHARATKVFGDSENEAVFLRSTDGGRTWSARRTIPMQGHRKLEISHGILPLRSGRLLAPAATLVSADTLGKQVLAAVSDDGGETWPRHAVVFEDPEGKLGYLEQKLAQADDGLLIATCWTVTLGDVVDQEDSYVLSRDDGLTWSAPRSTGIRGQTMTPIPLGGDRLMVLYNRRYGDQGIVMNLVTFSPEGWEIHYEGLMYDPGTRQEGPTGRGVEEYGGFQFGFPTAIRLQDGDFLATHWSQEGGRFGVRWTRLRVDW, from the coding sequence ATGGCAACCATCGAGATTCTGGGTACGGGACGGATCGACGAGCGTGAGTCGGCGTTTCCCCAGGCCGTCCAACTGCCCGGCGGAGACATCCTCTGCTCCTTCAACGTGGGAGGCGGCGCTCACGTCACCGGCGGTTCGGATTGGGCCCGGTCCACAGACGGAGGGGAAACCTGGAAGGTGGAAGGAACGCTCCTCCCCCGGGTCGGAGGTTCCACCAACGCGCTGAAGCTGAGCCTTTCCTCCGACGGCCGGACCGTCTACGCCTACGGATCCCGACACCACGCCCGGGCCACCAAGGTGTTCGGCGATTCGGAAAACGAGGCCGTGTTTCTCCGCTCCACTGACGGAGGACGGACCTGGTCCGCTCGCCGCACCATCCCCATGCAGGGGCACAGGAAGTTGGAGATCTCCCACGGCATCCTCCCGCTGCGGTCCGGGCGCCTGCTGGCGCCGGCCGCCACCCTGGTTTCGGCGGACACGCTGGGCAAGCAGGTCCTGGCGGCCGTTTCCGACGACGGCGGAGAAACGTGGCCGCGCCATGCCGTCGTGTTCGAAGACCCGGAGGGGAAGCTGGGTTACCTGGAGCAGAAGCTGGCTCAGGCGGATGACGGCCTGCTGATCGCCACCTGCTGGACCGTGACCCTGGGGGACGTGGTCGACCAGGAGGACTCCTACGTGCTCTCGCGGGACGACGGCCTCACCTGGAGCGCTCCCCGCAGCACCGGCATCCGGGGCCAGACCATGACGCCGATCCCCTTGGGCGGTGACCGGCTGATGGTCCTCTACAACCGGCGGTACGGGGACCAGGGAATCGTCATGAACCTGGTCACCTTCTCTCCCGAAGGATGGGAGATTCACTACGAGGGTCTGATGTACGACCCGGGAACCCGCCAGGAAGGGCCGACCGGCCGCGGTGTCGAGGAGTACGGCGGCTTCCAGTTCGGGTTCCCCACGGCCATCCGCCTCCAGGACGGCGACTTTCTGGCCACTCACTGGTCCCAGGAAGGGGGCCGGTTCGGGGTGCGCTGGACCCGGCTCAGGGTCGACTGGTAG
- a CDS encoding class I SAM-dependent methyltransferase, whose product MNRLETELQRRSQAQRAANRSTRENWRSFTRHRNRVMELLGEESRRQGKVAILGAGNCNDLDLVQLASECGEVHLFDLDREAMEGALLRQGVPERSNIHLRDDLDLSGLSDSEHATGPEPAGDFDLVVSTCVVSQLLETVSRVLPPGLHRDRIMLQVRDAHVRLMTGLTAPGGTGIVVTDMAEADSDPDSPSPPETARKGSHFLGLDPKGIRQALGAVRNLKQSEPWTWQLDPVRRYLVQAVRFTKSARG is encoded by the coding sequence GTGAATCGGCTCGAGACTGAACTCCAGCGGCGAAGCCAGGCACAGCGGGCCGCCAACCGGAGCACCAGGGAGAACTGGCGCTCCTTCACTCGGCACCGGAACCGGGTCATGGAACTGTTGGGCGAGGAGAGCCGGCGTCAGGGCAAGGTGGCGATTTTGGGAGCAGGGAACTGCAATGACCTGGACCTGGTCCAGTTGGCGTCCGAGTGCGGCGAGGTCCATCTCTTCGACCTGGACCGGGAGGCCATGGAGGGCGCGCTACTCCGCCAGGGAGTGCCGGAGCGGTCCAACATCCATCTTCGGGACGACCTGGATCTCTCCGGCCTCTCCGATTCGGAGCATGCCACAGGGCCGGAACCGGCGGGCGACTTCGACCTGGTGGTCTCCACCTGTGTCGTGAGCCAGCTCCTGGAGACGGTGAGCCGCGTCCTGCCACCCGGGCTCCACCGCGACCGGATCATGTTGCAGGTCCGGGACGCCCATGTTCGCCTGATGACCGGCCTGACGGCTCCCGGCGGGACCGGGATCGTGGTGACGGACATGGCCGAGGCCGATTCTGACCCCGATTCGCCCTCACCGCCGGAGACGGCACGAAAAGGCAGTCACTTTCTCGGTCTGGATCCAAAAGGGATTCGGCAAGCACTCGGGGCGGTTCGGAATCTGAAGCAGTCGGAGCCGTGGACCTGGCAGTTGGACCCGGTCCGGCGCTACCTGGTGCAGGCCGTCCGATTCACCAAGTCCGCGCGCGGTTGA